A single region of the Mechercharimyces sp. CAU 1602 genome encodes:
- a CDS encoding YpuI family protein gives MPAEQTKQLCEMTRQSLKEVNEQLAAFLDYTHIPQLIAESGTATEKEVEMEQYYRHFLSDLRHLNVSCEMAYETISLVLRRAKFNREFADKVLYEVVHTCIYNFYYPRHECYEEDGRYTYTGQDAIRFRYPPAPSLHKVTISLSKAFEGLREELEYYETDYMTGVRMQRR, from the coding sequence ATGCCAGCTGAGCAGACGAAACAGCTGTGTGAGATGACACGTCAGTCACTGAAGGAAGTAAACGAACAATTAGCTGCGTTTTTGGATTATACGCACATACCACAACTGATTGCAGAATCAGGCACAGCCACTGAAAAAGAAGTTGAAATGGAACAATACTACCGCCACTTCTTATCTGATCTACGCCACCTTAACGTGTCGTGTGAGATGGCATATGAAACGATTAGTTTGGTATTGCGCAGGGCAAAATTTAATCGCGAATTTGCGGACAAGGTATTGTATGAAGTAGTACACACATGTATATATAACTTTTATTATCCGCGTCATGAATGCTATGAAGAAGATGGACGGTACACGTATACAGGTCAGGATGCGATCCGGTTTCGCTATCCGCCCGCACCGTCTCTTCATAAAGTGACGATCTCGTTATCAAAAGCCTTTGAGGGCTTGCGCGAAGAGCTAGAATACTACGAGACGGACTATATGACAGGTGTGCGAATGCAGAGAAGATAA
- a CDS encoding lipopolysaccharide assembly protein LapB yields MIETRLMITEKQKAESEKLLDMLPASKNYRKVRSHLKKILIDNPHPLLYLTLAKLEFQRKEWDRAKETVEELLKRDRDDLEGQLLYAQILEATGQIEHALTRYKALVNEQSEYAPAYREYARCLLEQGGVEEVEHGLIRCLELNPRDALSHILLAEVYALSSRMGQAALHLELALTYMEKDARFHRQCARLLMRMGRGSEAVEHLRLAVMEDPHDKRLRTQFRQAIKQYEERIAVGPMLRIWLRRVWPS; encoded by the coding sequence TTGATCGAAACAAGGTTGATGATCACGGAGAAGCAAAAAGCAGAGTCAGAAAAGCTATTGGACATGTTACCAGCCTCGAAAAATTACCGCAAAGTTCGATCTCATCTGAAGAAGATACTAATAGATAACCCCCACCCCCTTCTCTATCTAACATTGGCAAAGTTGGAGTTTCAAAGAAAAGAATGGGATAGAGCTAAAGAGACGGTTGAAGAGTTATTGAAACGAGACCGAGATGATCTTGAAGGGCAGCTCCTATATGCCCAAATTTTAGAAGCGACAGGTCAGATAGAGCATGCACTTACTAGGTATAAGGCACTAGTAAATGAGCAATCGGAGTATGCTCCTGCTTATCGCGAATATGCGCGCTGCTTATTAGAACAAGGTGGAGTGGAGGAAGTAGAGCACGGTCTCATACGGTGTCTGGAGTTAAATCCGCGCGATGCTCTTTCGCATATTTTGCTTGCGGAAGTGTATGCACTCAGTTCACGAATGGGACAAGCTGCGCTTCATCTAGAATTGGCACTTACGTATATGGAAAAAGATGCCCGTTTTCATCGTCAGTGCGCGCGTCTGTTGATGAGGATGGGAAGAGGAAGTGAAGCGGTGGAACACTTGCGCCTGGCAGTAATGGAAGATCCTCATGATAAACGATTGCGTACTCAGTTTCGTCAAGCGATCAAACAGTATGAAGAACGGATTGCAGTTGGTCCGATGTTGCGTATTTGGTTGAGACGGGTGTGGCCATCGTAA
- a CDS encoding family 1 encapsulin nanocompartment shell protein, whose amino-acid sequence MSHSDSPLSHETSHELQRVVIETARRQLVARRFLSLYGPLGAGIQSVPHFIYSEPKPGHLDLTGEGGKLAEPSSRVNLDIPIIYKDFLLYWRDLEMADKLDTPIDLSGAADAAAYVAFKEDDLIFNGDNSLHLQGIMNVKGRHTLLREDWIKAGHAFQDIVEARSKLLAAGHAGPYALVLSPDLYALLHRVHPGTHVLEIEHVRELVTDGVYQSSAIKGQTGVLLATGSQNLDIAVGQDLHAVYVDGEDMNHRFRVYETLVPRIKRPTAICTLESQHA is encoded by the coding sequence ATGAGCCATTCAGATTCACCCCTATCCCATGAGACATCACATGAGTTACAACGCGTCGTCATAGAGACAGCACGCCGACAATTAGTAGCCAGACGCTTTCTCTCTTTATACGGCCCTCTAGGCGCAGGAATCCAAAGCGTTCCGCATTTCATCTACTCCGAGCCCAAGCCTGGACATCTCGATTTAACGGGAGAAGGCGGGAAGCTGGCTGAACCATCCTCACGCGTAAATTTAGATATTCCAATTATATATAAGGATTTCCTTCTCTACTGGCGCGACCTCGAAATGGCAGATAAGCTGGATACTCCGATCGACCTCAGCGGTGCAGCTGACGCCGCTGCTTATGTCGCTTTTAAAGAAGATGATCTGATCTTTAATGGAGATAACAGCCTCCATCTTCAAGGCATCATGAATGTAAAAGGTAGACATACCCTGCTTCGCGAAGATTGGATCAAAGCAGGGCACGCTTTCCAAGATATTGTGGAAGCACGTAGTAAGCTCTTAGCGGCAGGACATGCAGGTCCATACGCTCTCGTCCTGTCACCCGATCTATATGCCCTCCTCCACCGCGTTCATCCAGGAACCCACGTATTAGAAATTGAACACGTGCGGGAGCTTGTTACTGATGGGGTATATCAATCTTCTGCTATCAAAGGACAAACCGGTGTGCTGCTTGCTACCGGATCACAAAACTTAGATATTGCTGTTGGGCAAGATCTACATGCTGTTTATGTAGATGGAGAAGATATGAATCATCGTTTCCGCGTTTATGAAACGCTCGTGCCACGCATTAAACGTCCTACAGCGATCTGTACTCTAGAAAGTCAACATGCATGA